The Anas acuta chromosome 18, bAnaAcu1.1, whole genome shotgun sequence genome has a segment encoding these proteins:
- the NDEL1 gene encoding nuclear distribution protein nudE-like 1 isoform X4 — MDSEEIPTFSSPKEETAYWKELSLKYKQSFQEAREELAEFQEGSRELEAELEAQLVQAEQRNRDLQADNQRLKYEVETLKEKLEHQYAQSYKQVSLLEDDLSQTRAIKDQLHKYVRELEQANDDLERAKRATIVSLEDFEQRLNQAIERNAFLESELDDKESLLVSVQRLKDEARDLRQELAVRERQQEVTRKSAPSSPTLDCEKMDSAVQASLSLPATPVGKGSENSFPSPKAIPNGFGTSPLTPSARISALNIVGDLLRKVGALESKLAACRNFAKDQASRKSYISGNVNSSMINSNGAKYPHPGHTSFFDKGREKVIFPTLVMGQ; from the exons ATGGACAGTGAAGAAATCCCAACTTTTTCAAGTCCAAAGGAGGAAACTGCGTATTGGAAAGAGCTCTCCTTGAAGTACAAACAAAG CTTCCAGGAAGCTCGAGAAGAGCTGGCTGAATTTcaggagggaagcagagaatTAGAAGCTGAGTTGGAGGCACAGCTAGTGCAAGCTGAGCAGAGGAATAGGGATTTGCAAGCAGATAACCAAAGACTGAAATATGAAGTGGAAACATTAAAG gaGAAACTGGAGCACCAGTATGCACAAAGCTACAAGCAAGTGTCGTTGTTAGAGGATGACCTGAGCCAGACAAGGGCCATTAAAGATCAGCTACATAAGTATGTGAGGGAGTTGGAACAGGCCAACGATGACTTGGAACGTGCAAAGAG GGCAACAATAGTTTCATTGGAGGACTTTGAACAAAGGCTGAACCAGGCCATTGAGAGAAATGCGTTTTTAGAAAGTGAACTGGATGACAAGGAATCATTGCTAGTTTCTGTACAGCGATTAAAGGATGAAGCGAGAG ACTTGCGGCAAGAGCTCGCGGTACGGGAAAGGCAACAAGAAGTCACCCGAAAGTCTGCACCTAGTTCTCCGACTCTAGACTGTGAAAAGATGGATTCAGCTGTCCAGGCGTCTCTCTCCTTGCCAGCTACACCTGTTGGAAAAGGATcagaaaatagttttccttccccaaaag CTATTCCAAACGGATTTGGTACCAGCCCTCTTACTCCTTCAGCTAGAATATCTGCACTCAACATTGTGGGAGATCTCTTACGGAAAGTGGGG GCCTTAGAATCCAAATTAGCTGCTTGCAGAAATTTTGCAAAGGACCAGGCATCACGGAAATCCTATATTTCAGGGAATGTTAACAGCAGCATGATAAACAGCAATGGTGCAAAGTACCCTCATCCAGGACATACTTCCTTCTTCGACAAAGG GCGTGAAAAGGTCATATTCCCCACCTTGGTCATGG
- the NDEL1 gene encoding nuclear distribution protein nudE-like 1 isoform X3, translated as MDSEEIPTFSSPKEETAYWKELSLKYKQSFQEAREELAEFQEGSRELEAELEAQLVQAEQRNRDLQADNQRLKYEVETLKEKLEHQYAQSYKQVSLLEDDLSQTRAIKDQLHKYVRELEQANDDLERAKRATIVSLEDFEQRLNQAIERNAFLESELDDKESLLVSVQRLKDEARDLRQELAVRERQQEVTRKSAPSSPTLDCEKMDSAVQASLSLPATPVGKGSENSFPSPKAIPNGFGTSPLTPSARISALNIVGDLLRKVGALESKLAACRNFAKDQASRKSYISGNVNSSMINSNGAKYPHPGHTSFFDKGREKVIFPTLVMDKLLWCCDQLQL; from the exons ATGGACAGTGAAGAAATCCCAACTTTTTCAAGTCCAAAGGAGGAAACTGCGTATTGGAAAGAGCTCTCCTTGAAGTACAAACAAAG CTTCCAGGAAGCTCGAGAAGAGCTGGCTGAATTTcaggagggaagcagagaatTAGAAGCTGAGTTGGAGGCACAGCTAGTGCAAGCTGAGCAGAGGAATAGGGATTTGCAAGCAGATAACCAAAGACTGAAATATGAAGTGGAAACATTAAAG gaGAAACTGGAGCACCAGTATGCACAAAGCTACAAGCAAGTGTCGTTGTTAGAGGATGACCTGAGCCAGACAAGGGCCATTAAAGATCAGCTACATAAGTATGTGAGGGAGTTGGAACAGGCCAACGATGACTTGGAACGTGCAAAGAG GGCAACAATAGTTTCATTGGAGGACTTTGAACAAAGGCTGAACCAGGCCATTGAGAGAAATGCGTTTTTAGAAAGTGAACTGGATGACAAGGAATCATTGCTAGTTTCTGTACAGCGATTAAAGGATGAAGCGAGAG ACTTGCGGCAAGAGCTCGCGGTACGGGAAAGGCAACAAGAAGTCACCCGAAAGTCTGCACCTAGTTCTCCGACTCTAGACTGTGAAAAGATGGATTCAGCTGTCCAGGCGTCTCTCTCCTTGCCAGCTACACCTGTTGGAAAAGGATcagaaaatagttttccttccccaaaag CTATTCCAAACGGATTTGGTACCAGCCCTCTTACTCCTTCAGCTAGAATATCTGCACTCAACATTGTGGGAGATCTCTTACGGAAAGTGGGG GCCTTAGAATCCAAATTAGCTGCTTGCAGAAATTTTGCAAAGGACCAGGCATCACGGAAATCCTATATTTCAGGGAATGTTAACAGCAGCATGATAAACAGCAATGGTGCAAAGTACCCTCATCCAGGACATACTTCCTTCTTCGACAAAGG GCGTGAAAAGGTCATATTCCCCACCTTGGTCATGG ATAAACTTCTCTGGTGCTGTGACCAGTTGCAACTATAA
- the NDEL1 gene encoding nuclear distribution protein nudE-like 1 isoform X2 — protein MDSEEIPTFSSPKEETAYWKELSLKYKQSFQEAREELAEFQEGSRELEAELEAQLVQAEQRNRDLQADNQRLKYEVETLKEKLEHQYAQSYKQVSLLEDDLSQTRAIKDQLHKYVRELEQANDDLERAKRATIVSLEDFEQRLNQAIERNAFLESELDDKESLLVSVQRLKDEARDLRQELAVRERQQEVTRKSAPSSPTLDCEKMDSAVQASLSLPATPVGKGSENSFPSPKAIPNGFGTSPLTPSARISALNIVGDLLRKVGALESKLAACRNFAKDQASRKSYISGNVNSSMINSNGAKYPHPGHTSFFDKGAVNGFDQGSPGLGASRPSSAPGMLPLSV, from the exons ATGGACAGTGAAGAAATCCCAACTTTTTCAAGTCCAAAGGAGGAAACTGCGTATTGGAAAGAGCTCTCCTTGAAGTACAAACAAAG CTTCCAGGAAGCTCGAGAAGAGCTGGCTGAATTTcaggagggaagcagagaatTAGAAGCTGAGTTGGAGGCACAGCTAGTGCAAGCTGAGCAGAGGAATAGGGATTTGCAAGCAGATAACCAAAGACTGAAATATGAAGTGGAAACATTAAAG gaGAAACTGGAGCACCAGTATGCACAAAGCTACAAGCAAGTGTCGTTGTTAGAGGATGACCTGAGCCAGACAAGGGCCATTAAAGATCAGCTACATAAGTATGTGAGGGAGTTGGAACAGGCCAACGATGACTTGGAACGTGCAAAGAG GGCAACAATAGTTTCATTGGAGGACTTTGAACAAAGGCTGAACCAGGCCATTGAGAGAAATGCGTTTTTAGAAAGTGAACTGGATGACAAGGAATCATTGCTAGTTTCTGTACAGCGATTAAAGGATGAAGCGAGAG ACTTGCGGCAAGAGCTCGCGGTACGGGAAAGGCAACAAGAAGTCACCCGAAAGTCTGCACCTAGTTCTCCGACTCTAGACTGTGAAAAGATGGATTCAGCTGTCCAGGCGTCTCTCTCCTTGCCAGCTACACCTGTTGGAAAAGGATcagaaaatagttttccttccccaaaag CTATTCCAAACGGATTTGGTACCAGCCCTCTTACTCCTTCAGCTAGAATATCTGCACTCAACATTGTGGGAGATCTCTTACGGAAAGTGGGG GCCTTAGAATCCAAATTAGCTGCTTGCAGAAATTTTGCAAAGGACCAGGCATCACGGAAATCCTATATTTCAGGGAATGTTAACAGCAGCATGATAAACAGCAATGGTGCAAAGTACCCTCATCCAGGACATACTTCCTTCTTCGACAAAGG
- the NDEL1 gene encoding nuclear distribution protein nudE-like 1 isoform X5: protein MDSEEIPTFSSPKEETAYWKELSLKYKQSFQEAREELAEFQEGSRELEAELEAQLVQAEQRNRDLQADNQRLKYEVETLKEKLEHQYAQSYKQVSLLEDDLSQTRAIKDQLHKYVRELEQANDDLERAKRATIVSLEDFEQRLNQAIERNAFLESELDDKESLLVSVQRLKDEARDLRQELAVRERQQEVTRKSAPSSPTLDCEKMDSAVQASLSLPATPVGKGSENSFPSPKAIPNGFGTSPLTPSARISALNIVGDLLRKVGALESKLAACRNFAKDQASRKSYISGNVNSSMINSNGAKYPHPGHTSFFDKGSPWLVKHL, encoded by the exons ATGGACAGTGAAGAAATCCCAACTTTTTCAAGTCCAAAGGAGGAAACTGCGTATTGGAAAGAGCTCTCCTTGAAGTACAAACAAAG CTTCCAGGAAGCTCGAGAAGAGCTGGCTGAATTTcaggagggaagcagagaatTAGAAGCTGAGTTGGAGGCACAGCTAGTGCAAGCTGAGCAGAGGAATAGGGATTTGCAAGCAGATAACCAAAGACTGAAATATGAAGTGGAAACATTAAAG gaGAAACTGGAGCACCAGTATGCACAAAGCTACAAGCAAGTGTCGTTGTTAGAGGATGACCTGAGCCAGACAAGGGCCATTAAAGATCAGCTACATAAGTATGTGAGGGAGTTGGAACAGGCCAACGATGACTTGGAACGTGCAAAGAG GGCAACAATAGTTTCATTGGAGGACTTTGAACAAAGGCTGAACCAGGCCATTGAGAGAAATGCGTTTTTAGAAAGTGAACTGGATGACAAGGAATCATTGCTAGTTTCTGTACAGCGATTAAAGGATGAAGCGAGAG ACTTGCGGCAAGAGCTCGCGGTACGGGAAAGGCAACAAGAAGTCACCCGAAAGTCTGCACCTAGTTCTCCGACTCTAGACTGTGAAAAGATGGATTCAGCTGTCCAGGCGTCTCTCTCCTTGCCAGCTACACCTGTTGGAAAAGGATcagaaaatagttttccttccccaaaag CTATTCCAAACGGATTTGGTACCAGCCCTCTTACTCCTTCAGCTAGAATATCTGCACTCAACATTGTGGGAGATCTCTTACGGAAAGTGGGG GCCTTAGAATCCAAATTAGCTGCTTGCAGAAATTTTGCAAAGGACCAGGCATCACGGAAATCCTATATTTCAGGGAATGTTAACAGCAGCATGATAAACAGCAATGGTGCAAAGTACCCTCATCCAGGACATACTTCCTTCTTCGACAAAGG
- the NDEL1 gene encoding nuclear distribution protein nudE-like 1 isoform X1, which yields MDSEEIPTFSSPKEETAYWKELSLKYKQSFQEAREELAEFQEGSRELEAELEAQLVQAEQRNRDLQADNQRLKYEVETLKEKLEHQYAQSYKQVSLLEDDLSQTRAIKDQLHKYVRELEQANDDLERAKRATIVSLEDFEQRLNQAIERNAFLESELDDKESLLVSVQRLKDEARDLRQELAVRERQQEVTRKSAPSSPTLDCEKMDSAVQASLSLPATPVGKGSENSFPSPKAIPNGFGTSPLTPSARISALNIVGDLLRKVGALESKLAACRNFAKDQASRKSYISGNVNSSMINSNGAKYPHPGHTSFFDKGPCTLLPAPNCRWSLNQPRVLVDPVQSAAAAL from the exons ATGGACAGTGAAGAAATCCCAACTTTTTCAAGTCCAAAGGAGGAAACTGCGTATTGGAAAGAGCTCTCCTTGAAGTACAAACAAAG CTTCCAGGAAGCTCGAGAAGAGCTGGCTGAATTTcaggagggaagcagagaatTAGAAGCTGAGTTGGAGGCACAGCTAGTGCAAGCTGAGCAGAGGAATAGGGATTTGCAAGCAGATAACCAAAGACTGAAATATGAAGTGGAAACATTAAAG gaGAAACTGGAGCACCAGTATGCACAAAGCTACAAGCAAGTGTCGTTGTTAGAGGATGACCTGAGCCAGACAAGGGCCATTAAAGATCAGCTACATAAGTATGTGAGGGAGTTGGAACAGGCCAACGATGACTTGGAACGTGCAAAGAG GGCAACAATAGTTTCATTGGAGGACTTTGAACAAAGGCTGAACCAGGCCATTGAGAGAAATGCGTTTTTAGAAAGTGAACTGGATGACAAGGAATCATTGCTAGTTTCTGTACAGCGATTAAAGGATGAAGCGAGAG ACTTGCGGCAAGAGCTCGCGGTACGGGAAAGGCAACAAGAAGTCACCCGAAAGTCTGCACCTAGTTCTCCGACTCTAGACTGTGAAAAGATGGATTCAGCTGTCCAGGCGTCTCTCTCCTTGCCAGCTACACCTGTTGGAAAAGGATcagaaaatagttttccttccccaaaag CTATTCCAAACGGATTTGGTACCAGCCCTCTTACTCCTTCAGCTAGAATATCTGCACTCAACATTGTGGGAGATCTCTTACGGAAAGTGGGG GCCTTAGAATCCAAATTAGCTGCTTGCAGAAATTTTGCAAAGGACCAGGCATCACGGAAATCCTATATTTCAGGGAATGTTAACAGCAGCATGATAAACAGCAATGGTGCAAAGTACCCTCATCCAGGACATACTTCCTTCTTCGACAAAGG CCCCTGTactctcctccctgccccaaatTGTCGCTGGAGCCTGAATCAGCCACGTGTGCTCGTAGACCCGGTCcaatctgcagctgctgccttatGA